A part of Desulfofundulus salinus genomic DNA contains:
- a CDS encoding SCP2 sterol-binding domain-containing protein: MASHEEITASLLAFQEGYNKNERLKIMNRDWDRVVLVQANDIPSQHTLELRNGELSVREGAPPRADLTVIADSETLADLFYGDITPTEPYMNGTLKIIGSEDDIVRLDFISLMIWGE, encoded by the coding sequence TTGGCCAGTCACGAAGAAATTACTGCCAGCCTCCTGGCCTTCCAGGAGGGTTACAACAAAAACGAGCGGTTGAAAATAATGAACCGGGACTGGGACCGGGTGGTCCTGGTGCAGGCCAATGACATCCCTTCCCAGCACACCCTGGAATTGCGGAACGGGGAATTATCAGTTCGGGAAGGGGCGCCGCCCCGGGCCGATCTGACGGTAATTGCCGACAGCGAGACCCTGGCGGACCTTTTTTACGGTGATATTACCCCTACCGAACCCTATATGAACGGCACGCTGAAGATCATCGGTTCCGAGGATGATATTGTGCGGCTCGATTTTATCTCCCTGATGATCTGGGGTGAGTGA
- a CDS encoding acyl-CoA dehydratase activase, with amino-acid sequence MYCGIDLGSRNVKIALMDEEGRLEFFKFDTIAFYREHGRLEEGQLAVDLSALLPAGTKPRAVVSTGYGRQTVALKGARVIPEIKAHVLGAVHLTGLSDFTLLDLGGQDSKVALVRGGRLMDFQTNDKCAASTGRYLENMAAVLNISLDELSRHHQNPVDLSSTCAIFGETELIGKVLEGHPIGSLAAGVNYTIFKRIRPMLMRLFSDTLVFTGGVAQNAALREILAKELGVRVVVPENPQYTGAVGCCVEAKMGSEK; translated from the coding sequence TTGTATTGTGGCATTGACCTGGGCAGCCGGAATGTGAAAATTGCCCTGATGGACGAAGAAGGCCGCCTGGAATTTTTTAAATTCGATACCATCGCTTTTTACCGGGAGCACGGCCGGCTGGAAGAAGGCCAGCTGGCGGTGGATTTATCCGCCCTGCTGCCCGCTGGAACGAAACCCCGGGCGGTGGTCAGTACCGGTTACGGCCGCCAGACCGTGGCCCTGAAAGGAGCCAGGGTGATCCCCGAGATCAAGGCCCACGTCCTGGGGGCGGTCCACCTTACCGGGTTGTCCGATTTCACCCTGCTGGACCTGGGCGGGCAGGACAGCAAGGTGGCCCTGGTGCGGGGCGGCCGGCTGATGGATTTCCAGACCAACGACAAATGCGCCGCCAGTACCGGGCGTTACCTGGAAAATATGGCGGCCGTGCTGAACATCAGCCTGGACGAGCTCAGCCGCCATCACCAGAATCCGGTGGATCTCAGTTCTACCTGTGCCATTTTCGGGGAAACGGAGCTAATCGGCAAAGTGCTGGAGGGGCACCCCATTGGTTCCCTGGCTGCCGGGGTGAATTACACCATTTTTAAACGCATCCGGCCCATGCTGATGCGCCTTTTCAGCGACACCCTGGTTTTTACGGGCGGCGTTGCCCAAAACGCCGCTTTAAGGGAGATTCTGGCTAAAGAGCTGGGAGTGCGGGTGGTGGTGCCGGAGAATCCCCAGTATACCGGGGCGGTAGGCTGCTGTGTGGAAGCAAAAATGGGAAGTGAGAAGTGA
- a CDS encoding 2-hydroxyacyl-CoA dehydratase family protein, whose amino-acid sequence MKSRRVGITTTVPVEVIYAAGCIPVDLNNVFITDPNPGGLVEEAELAGYPRNVCAWIKGLYSTVLRHRDIRTLVAVTQGDCSNTHALMETLELIGVEVIPFAYPFDRDRDLLALQIEKLMDRFGVDWAAVNRARGRLDQIRRKVWEIDRLTWQENLVGGWDNHLFQVNCSDFKGDPDAFEREVDDFLARLKGAEPRREKIRLAYIGVPPIMDDLYDYLEERGARVVYNETQRQFTLPFETGDLVERYRLYSYPYGIFYRLEDITREVERRRVHGVIHYAQSFCFRQIEDLIVRQRLKLPILTLEGDKPNRLDARTRMRLDAFIEMLQ is encoded by the coding sequence ATGAAGTCCCGCCGGGTGGGCATCACCACCACCGTGCCCGTGGAGGTCATATACGCTGCCGGCTGCATCCCGGTGGATTTAAACAACGTCTTTATCACCGATCCCAACCCCGGGGGGCTGGTGGAGGAAGCGGAACTGGCGGGCTATCCCCGCAATGTTTGCGCCTGGATCAAGGGGCTGTACAGCACTGTCCTGCGTCACCGGGATATCCGCACCCTGGTGGCGGTCACCCAGGGGGACTGCAGCAATACCCATGCCCTGATGGAAACCCTGGAGCTGATCGGGGTGGAAGTGATCCCCTTTGCCTATCCTTTTGACCGCGACCGGGATCTCTTAGCCCTGCAGATTGAAAAACTCATGGACCGCTTTGGAGTGGACTGGGCCGCGGTCAACCGCGCCCGGGGGCGCCTGGATCAAATCCGGCGCAAGGTATGGGAAATCGACCGGCTCACCTGGCAGGAAAACCTGGTGGGAGGGTGGGACAACCATCTCTTCCAGGTAAATTGCAGCGATTTTAAAGGGGATCCGGACGCATTCGAGCGGGAAGTGGATGACTTTTTGGCCCGCCTGAAGGGGGCCGAGCCCCGCCGGGAAAAGATCCGCCTGGCTTACATAGGCGTGCCGCCGATCATGGACGACCTTTACGATTACCTGGAGGAGCGGGGCGCCCGGGTGGTTTATAACGAAACCCAGCGCCAGTTCACCCTGCCCTTTGAGACCGGGGACCTTGTGGAACGCTACCGGCTGTACAGCTACCCCTACGGCATCTTTTACCGCCTGGAAGATATCACCCGGGAAGTGGAAAGGCGCCGGGTGCACGGTGTCATCCACTACGCCCAGAGTTTTTGCTTCCGCCAGATTGAGGATTTAATTGTACGGCAGAGGCTCAAGCTCCCCATCCTTACCCTGGAGGGGGACAAGCCCAACCGCCTGGATGCCCGCACCCGCATGCGCCTGGATGCTTTTATTGAAATGTTGCAGTAA
- the murI gene encoding glutamate racemase, translating to MSDPRPIGLFDSGVGGLTVSRQVFRLMPGESTVYFGDNAHVPYGPRTPEELIGFAEGILTFLVSCGVKYVIFACNTNSSISLPVVGERYAVPMIGLIEPGVREAVRVSTGGRIGIIATEATIKSGAYQRALKALNPDLAVFGQAAPRLVPLVEAGRAGTREALEAVSEYVQPLKQAGIDTLILGCTHYPFLEAEFREVLGPEVKLVDPAEATTIAAREEMSRLGLLNPGGPVQHRYFVSGDPRAFKETARLFLGEDIPSVKQVKLD from the coding sequence TTGAGCGACCCCAGGCCAATTGGTCTTTTTGATTCGGGAGTAGGGGGACTCACCGTTTCACGGCAGGTTTTTCGCCTGATGCCCGGGGAATCCACCGTTTATTTTGGAGACAACGCCCATGTACCCTACGGACCCCGTACGCCGGAAGAACTGATTGGGTTTGCCGAGGGTATCCTGACCTTCCTGGTGTCCTGCGGGGTAAAATACGTGATCTTTGCCTGCAACACCAACTCTTCCATCTCCCTGCCCGTGGTCGGGGAACGCTATGCGGTGCCCATGATCGGCCTGATCGAGCCGGGAGTCAGGGAAGCGGTGCGGGTGAGTACCGGGGGGCGCATTGGGATCATTGCCACTGAAGCCACCATCAAAAGCGGCGCTTACCAGCGGGCGTTGAAGGCTTTAAATCCTGATCTGGCGGTGTTCGGCCAGGCCGCTCCCCGCCTGGTACCCCTGGTGGAGGCGGGCCGGGCCGGTACCAGGGAGGCCCTGGAGGCGGTGTCCGAGTATGTGCAGCCATTAAAGCAGGCGGGCATTGACACCCTGATTTTAGGTTGCACTCATTACCCGTTTCTGGAAGCAGAATTCCGGGAGGTGCTCGGCCCGGAGGTAAAGCTGGTGGATCCGGCGGAAGCCACCACCATAGCCGCCCGGGAGGAGATGTCCCGGCTGGGGTTATTAAACCCCGGCGGCCCGGTGCAGCACCGTTATTTTGTCAGCGGTGACCCCCGGGCATTTAAAGAAACGGCCCGCCTTTTTTTAGGGGAGGATATCCCATCCGTCAAGCAGGTAAAACTTGACTGA
- a CDS encoding APC family permease translates to MGLKRVLTLRTVVATSAGLTLASSSFVAAVQVAGFLAGDTAWLAILTGGLLCLGAASCFSELNSRLPSAAGIRLYFSRAFNDRLALTVSLLYMAVVMGVVGAESYVLASVLNSALPAVPPLIWIVAMFLVVTGMNIRGIKIAGTFQDLITYGLMGSLLVLAFIALGRVGFQLTAPLAPGGILTFINAVAVGVFLFVGFEWVTPLAEEVTHSRLVSRGMLLAVGLLSVVYALFTVAMTASTPREALVASPAPQMVFARTVLGSAGVFWMVVLSLAASITTFNAGLISVSRFIYASAREYVLPPVFSRLSMRFFTPWVAILTVFAAGVTISLVVLATHRYLVLVNLAAAMESVVYALAGLAVIRLRQKEPQAKCPYRVKGGVFIPALTSLVFAGLAVAVMFTDFYVSLYLLAGFAILWWYVHQVVPALKSKYQPRRPARRRRPVAEPADAGCEKT, encoded by the coding sequence ATGGGTTTAAAACGCGTACTCACCCTGCGTACCGTGGTTGCAACCAGCGCTGGCCTCACCCTGGCCAGTTCCTCTTTTGTGGCTGCCGTGCAGGTGGCCGGTTTTCTGGCCGGGGATACCGCCTGGCTGGCCATTCTCACCGGCGGTTTATTGTGCCTGGGAGCCGCGTCCTGTTTTTCCGAACTAAACTCCCGCCTCCCCTCCGCCGCCGGCATCCGGCTCTATTTCTCCCGGGCCTTCAACGACCGGCTGGCCCTGACCGTTTCCCTTTTGTATATGGCGGTGGTGATGGGGGTGGTGGGGGCCGAAAGCTACGTGCTGGCTTCCGTCCTCAACTCGGCCTTGCCCGCGGTACCGCCCCTGATCTGGATTGTGGCCATGTTCCTGGTGGTTACGGGTATGAATATCCGGGGGATTAAAATTGCCGGTACCTTCCAGGACCTGATCACCTACGGACTCATGGGCTCCCTGCTGGTCCTGGCCTTTATCGCCCTGGGCAGGGTGGGGTTTCAGCTCACCGCACCTCTGGCTCCGGGCGGAATCCTTACCTTCATCAACGCCGTGGCGGTTGGGGTTTTTCTCTTTGTTGGTTTCGAGTGGGTTACACCGCTGGCCGAGGAGGTCACCCACAGCCGCCTGGTGTCCCGGGGCATGCTGCTGGCCGTTGGGCTTTTGAGCGTGGTTTACGCCCTTTTCACCGTGGCCATGACCGCTTCAACCCCCAGGGAGGCACTGGTGGCCTCACCCGCCCCCCAGATGGTTTTTGCCCGCACCGTTTTGGGTTCGGCGGGAGTGTTCTGGATGGTGGTTTTGAGCCTTGCCGCCTCCATTACCACCTTTAATGCCGGGTTAATCAGCGTCTCCCGCTTTATTTACGCTTCCGCCCGGGAGTATGTCCTGCCGCCCGTCTTTTCCCGCCTGAGCATGCGCTTTTTTACACCCTGGGTGGCCATCCTCACCGTCTTTGCCGCCGGTGTGACCATATCTCTGGTGGTACTGGCAACCCACCGTTACCTGGTGCTGGTTAACCTGGCAGCCGCCATGGAGTCGGTGGTTTACGCCCTGGCGGGTCTGGCGGTGATCCGGTTGAGGCAGAAGGAACCGCAAGCTAAGTGTCCCTACCGGGTAAAGGGGGGAGTGTTTATTCCCGCCCTTACCTCGCTGGTCTTTGCCGGGCTGGCCGTGGCGGTGATGTTCACGGACTTTTATGTGAGCCTGTACCTGCTGGCCGGTTTTGCCATCCTGTGGTGGTACGTCCACCAGGTGGTGCCGGCTTTGAAGAGCAAATACCAGCCCCGCCGGCCGGCCCGTCGCCGCCGCCCGGTGGCCGAACCGGCCGACGCCGGGTGCGAAAAAACCTAG
- a CDS encoding N-acetylmuramoyl-L-alanine amidase, protein MKKGKLYQALFRGAVTCLTAGLLLLSWPGSSLAGGVQEVVFKVGEKNYFVNEKSFTMDAAPFIAQGRTYVPLRYLALALNVAEKDIQWDKNTRTVLLTKDSVTVKLTVGSKTITVNGQAKAMDVAPVIKDGRSYLPARYVAEALGYRVEWNQQNRTVRMEPAAPPGGGQSSSGGMGQVVVQGNGVNVRSGPGLQHAVVTQVNRGERLAVLGKVPDWYQVQLPGGGTGWIVAWYVQEEGQSTDGRDSPIAGEPVPGDDISRGTPGGRPQPGDGGDQGRDPGGSPGQQPQDPLPPDNRGEQTQGPAVTRLDVTAAGKVTRVTVTAGGAMTYHVFKLASPDRLVVDLTGVRPGNVPLEMPVNTEAVNKLRVGWFSRSPDITRLVFDVKGPVRYRASLSADGRTLEMQIYIPDPGDVLRDVVIAVDPGHGGPDPGALGNGLREKDITLKMALRVAELLSARGARPLLTRSGDYDVGLYERTDMANRAGADLFVSIHINANVNPAVQGTATYILSPAGGGDPNRREESRKLAGYIQAQLVQRLGLENDGVLEANFAVLRTSLMPAVLVEVAYISNPREAALLTQDWFVEETAQGIVQGIVDYLSERLDQGSGN, encoded by the coding sequence ATGAAGAAAGGAAAACTTTACCAAGCCTTATTCCGTGGGGCGGTTACCTGCCTGACCGCAGGTTTATTGTTATTATCCTGGCCGGGCAGTTCCCTGGCCGGTGGAGTGCAGGAAGTCGTTTTTAAAGTGGGGGAAAAGAACTATTTCGTAAATGAAAAAAGTTTTACCATGGATGCCGCGCCCTTTATTGCACAGGGACGCACCTACGTGCCTTTACGTTACCTGGCTTTGGCCCTGAATGTGGCTGAAAAGGATATCCAGTGGGATAAAAATACCAGGACCGTTTTGTTAACCAAAGACAGTGTTACGGTAAAGCTTACGGTGGGTAGCAAGACCATCACGGTGAACGGGCAGGCAAAGGCGATGGATGTAGCCCCGGTGATCAAGGACGGACGCAGCTACCTGCCGGCCCGTTATGTGGCCGAGGCCCTGGGCTACCGGGTGGAATGGAACCAGCAAAACCGTACTGTCCGGATGGAACCGGCTGCTCCGCCGGGAGGCGGACAGTCCAGCTCCGGTGGTATGGGGCAGGTGGTCGTACAGGGCAATGGAGTCAATGTGCGCAGCGGTCCCGGTTTACAACACGCGGTGGTGACCCAGGTAAACCGCGGTGAGCGCCTGGCGGTTTTAGGAAAGGTTCCCGACTGGTATCAGGTGCAGCTGCCCGGTGGAGGGACGGGCTGGATTGTAGCCTGGTACGTCCAGGAGGAAGGTCAAAGTACCGATGGGAGGGACAGCCCCATTGCCGGAGAACCGGTGCCGGGGGATGATATCTCCCGCGGAACGCCCGGCGGGCGCCCCCAGCCGGGGGATGGTGGCGATCAAGGCCGGGACCCGGGCGGCTCACCGGGGCAACAACCTCAAGACCCCCTGCCGCCGGACAATCGGGGAGAACAGACACAGGGTCCGGCTGTAACCAGGCTTGATGTTACCGCGGCGGGTAAGGTCACCCGGGTGACGGTGACGGCCGGAGGGGCCATGACTTACCATGTATTCAAGCTGGCTTCCCCCGACCGCCTGGTGGTGGACTTGACGGGTGTGCGTCCGGGTAATGTGCCGCTGGAAATGCCCGTGAACACAGAGGCGGTGAACAAGTTGCGGGTGGGCTGGTTCAGCCGGTCCCCCGATATTACCCGCCTGGTCTTTGACGTAAAGGGGCCGGTGCGCTACCGGGCCAGCCTGTCGGCGGACGGGAGAACGCTGGAAATGCAAATCTATATCCCGGACCCCGGTGATGTTTTGCGGGATGTGGTTATTGCCGTTGATCCCGGCCACGGGGGGCCAGATCCGGGCGCTCTGGGCAACGGCTTGAGGGAAAAGGATATTACGTTGAAGATGGCCCTGCGGGTGGCTGAGTTGCTTTCGGCACGGGGAGCCAGACCCTTACTTACCAGAAGCGGCGATTACGATGTGGGACTGTACGAACGGACGGATATGGCCAACCGGGCGGGGGCGGATTTATTCGTCAGCATTCACATTAACGCCAACGTCAACCCTGCCGTGCAGGGTACAGCTACCTACATCCTCAGCCCGGCTGGGGGGGGAGATCCCAACCGCCGGGAGGAAAGCCGCAAACTGGCCGGGTATATCCAGGCCCAGCTGGTACAAAGGCTCGGTTTGGAAAATGATGGTGTTCTGGAGGCCAATTTTGCCGTCCTGCGTACCTCGTTAATGCCGGCGGTGCTGGTGGAAGTTGCCTACATCAGCAATCCCCGGGAGGCCGCCCTGTTGACCCAGGACTGGTTTGTGGAGGAGACCGCACAGGGCATAGTGCAGGGTATTGTGGATTATTTAAGCGAGCGCTTGGATCAAGGAAGCGGCAACTAG
- a CDS encoding L,D-transpeptidase family protein — MSRTGKKLCFLFTLLLFLLDATVPASGETRSLERCCCEQEQILQIPDTWNATGRIATRPTASQQDKPPAKDVSILIDTTRRTLTVLFDGQPHRQYPVAVGKFETPTPLGTFRVVRKAMHWGTGFGSRWLGLNVPWGLYGIHGTNKPWAIGSYASHGCIRMHNRDVEELYPWVPVGAQVIIIGNPFTYREPPFRDLRRDFCGSDVMEVQRTLARLGLFKGKIDGTWRWDMEESVYRFRAMHNLSRDNVIDKPAYRALGF, encoded by the coding sequence GTGAGCAGGACGGGAAAGAAATTGTGCTTTTTGTTTACTTTACTTTTATTCCTGCTCGACGCGACCGTACCAGCCAGTGGGGAAACACGGTCTTTAGAACGTTGTTGCTGCGAACAGGAACAAATCCTCCAGATCCCGGACACCTGGAACGCCACTGGCCGGATTGCCACCAGGCCAACCGCCAGTCAGCAGGACAAGCCTCCGGCAAAGGATGTAAGCATCCTCATCGATACCACCCGGCGCACCTTAACGGTCTTATTTGACGGCCAGCCCCACCGCCAGTATCCCGTGGCCGTGGGCAAGTTCGAGACGCCCACACCCCTGGGCACCTTCCGGGTAGTGCGCAAGGCCATGCACTGGGGGACGGGCTTTGGCTCCCGCTGGCTGGGACTGAACGTCCCCTGGGGTCTTTACGGCATCCACGGCACCAACAAGCCCTGGGCTATTGGCAGCTACGCCAGCCATGGGTGCATCCGCATGCACAACCGGGACGTGGAGGAACTGTATCCCTGGGTTCCCGTGGGGGCGCAGGTAATCATTATCGGCAACCCCTTTACCTACCGGGAGCCGCCTTTCCGGGACCTGCGCCGGGACTTTTGCGGCTCTGACGTCATGGAGGTCCAGCGGACGCTGGCCCGGCTGGGGCTGTTCAAAGGCAAGATTGACGGTACCTGGCGCTGGGACATGGAAGAAAGCGTTTACCGTTTCCGGGCCATGCACAACCTTTCCCGGGACAACGTGATTGACAAACCGGCCTACCGGGCGCTTGGGTTTTAG